Below is a window of Lacibacter sp. H407 DNA.
AGCATCCAATAGTAACACAGTTACCATGAATATAAATATCGCCGCCTGGTTTATTATGATCGCTGAGAATTGCATCAGATGCGTTGGGATAATTTAAACCAAGTGCCAGATGATAATTACTGTTGGGTTTAAACTCATTGATGTAATAAAACCCTTCGGGTATTTGTTTGTCGCCTTCTTTTCGTTTTGGACCGTATGTGCCGGAGGTAGCACACACTTTATAGACTTTAAACAACTGGAATGTTTCTGCCCAATCATTTTTTAACCAAACCTCTAATTGCTTTTCATGTTTGAATGCTCGTACGTACATGTATTTGGCAGGCCATTGAAATCCTTTTTCCTTCAACTCCTTTTTTAAAGAGTCTTCCACCTTTGCGAACATATTTGTAAAGCGAAGATTTTTTCCGGAAGAAGAAACTGAACCTTCCAGTGCATACTGTGCCTTAACGGACATGACCGGAAGAAGGAAAAATAAAAGTTTGACTAAAAGTCTTTTATTGAGCATACTGGATTTTATTGAACGGCTTGCCAACAAAAATATTTCAAAATGTGCATAAAATTAAGTGAAATAACACATAAATTAATACCCCGAGTTTACACGAACGATTGTCTGTGCTTTTTACCTGCGATCTTGTATAATATACGACGCCAAAAAAGCTGATTCAAAAAAGGGCAGTACAACTGCCCCGTATTGTTACAAATTTCCTCTGGCTTCCTGTTCACGCTCAATTGCTTCGAACAAGGCTTTGAAATTTCCCTTGCCAAAACTCTGCGCACCTTTGCGTTGAATGATTTCGAAAAACAAGGTGGGCCTGTCTTCAACTGGCTTCGTAAAAATCTGGAGTAAATATCCCTCATCATCCCTGTCAACAAGGATACCGAGTTCCTTTAATGGTTGCAGATCTTCATCAATATGACCAACCCGATCAAGCAGATCATCATAATACGTAGTGGGTACCTGCAGAAATTCCACTCCCCTGCTGCGTAAAGCTGTAACTGTTTCTACAATATTATTGGTAGCCATGGCCACATGCTGCACACCTTCGCCATCGTAATAATCAAGATATTCTTCTACCTGTGATTTTTTCTTTCCTTCGGCCGGTTCGTTAATAGGAAATTTCACATAGCCATTGCCGTTACTCATCACCTTACTCATCAACGCTGAATATTCAGTGGAAATATCATTGTCATCGAAGCTGAGAATATTGCGAAAGCCCATCACTTCTTCATAAAATTTCACCCAGGGGTTCATTTGGTTCCATCCAACATTCCCCACACAATGATCCACATATTGCAGACCTGTTTCTGCTGTTTTAAAATAAGGGTTACTCCATGCACGGAAGCCCGGCATAAATATTCCATTGTAGTTTTTCCTTTCAATAAATAAATGAACGGTATCGCCATAGGTATGGATACCGCTGATGACA
It encodes the following:
- the hppD gene encoding 4-hydroxyphenylpyruvate dioxygenase, which produces MSTITVNKQQAVQKDFLPLHGTDYVEFYVGNAKQAAHYYITAFGFQPLAYAGPETGMKDRTSYVVRQNKLTLMLTTPLRSGNDIADHIYKHGDGVKALALKVEDAASALEETTKRGAKKYKDLTTLTDDDGEVVISGIHTYGDTVHLFIERKNYNGIFMPGFRAWSNPYFKTAETGLQYVDHCVGNVGWNQMNPWVKFYEEVMGFRNILSFDDNDISTEYSALMSKVMSNGNGYVKFPINEPAEGKKKSQVEEYLDYYDGEGVQHVAMATNNIVETVTALRSRGVEFLQVPTTYYDDLLDRVGHIDEDLQPLKELGILVDRDDEGYLLQIFTKPVEDRPTLFFEIIQRKGAQSFGKGNFKALFEAIEREQEARGNL